From the genome of Muricauda sp. SCSIO 64092, one region includes:
- a CDS encoding toxin-antitoxin system YwqK family antitoxin, which translates to MKKVLLILAVMFSVGMYAQNTKPTLEKVGKMVKATYFHENGEIAQTGYLLKGKLHGQWFMYDVKGKKIASGKYVDGKREGKWFFWEGEILREVDFENNRIASVKNWNQSEVVSVQL; encoded by the coding sequence ATGAAGAAAGTATTATTGATTCTTGCGGTTATGTTTTCGGTTGGTATGTACGCGCAAAATACCAAACCGACTTTGGAAAAAGTGGGGAAAATGGTAAAAGCTACATATTTTCATGAAAATGGTGAAATAGCACAAACAGGTTATCTGTTAAAAGGTAAATTACACGGACAATGGTTCATGTACGATGTAAAAGGTAAGAAAATTGCCTCTGGGAAATATGTGGATGGCAAAAGGGAAGGAAAATGGTTTTTCTGGGAAGGCGAAATTTTAAGGGAGGTGGATTTTGAGAACAATCGAATTGCCTCTGTAAAGAATTGGAACCAATCAGAAGTGGTTTCGGTACAATTATAG
- the aspS gene encoding aspartate--tRNA ligase produces the protein MYRTHTCGELGASHIDQQIVLSGWIAKLRDKGFVVWIDLRDRYGITQLVFDEERTPKDLLEQARNLGRETVLQIKGKVIERASKNPNIPTGAIEVLVNELAILNEALLPPFTIEDESDGGEDLRMKYRYLDIRRNPVKNNLIFRHKVTMEIRKYLSDQGFIEVETPYLIKSTPEGARDFLVPSRMNEGQFYALPQSPQTFKQLLMVGGMDKYFQIVKCFRDEDLRADRQPEFTQIDCEMAFVEQEDILNTFEGLTKYLLKETKGVVVGDFPRMTYDEAMKRYGNDKPDIRFGMEFGELNEVSQHRDFNVFNAAELVVGIAVPGAASYTRKEIDKLIDWVKRPQVGAKGMVYVKCNEDGSYKSSVDKFYGQKDLAKWALATGAQKGDLICVLSGERNSTRSQLSALRMEMAERLGLRKPDEFAPLWVIDFPLLELDEETGHYHAMHHPFTSPKPGQLGLLDSDPGAVRANAYDLVLNGNEIGGGSIRIHDKEIQAIMFKHLGFTPEEAKAQFGFLMDAFQYGAPPHGGIAFGLDRLVAILGGQETIRDFIAFPKNNSGRDVMIDAPATIDQGQLKELHLRLDY, from the coding sequence ATGTACAGAACCCATACCTGTGGCGAATTAGGAGCTTCGCATATTGACCAACAGATCGTTTTAAGTGGTTGGATTGCCAAATTACGTGATAAAGGTTTTGTGGTCTGGATAGATCTACGCGACCGTTACGGGATAACGCAGCTCGTCTTTGATGAAGAACGGACTCCAAAAGATCTTTTGGAACAAGCCCGAAACCTGGGAAGGGAAACCGTACTACAGATAAAGGGCAAGGTCATTGAACGCGCCTCCAAAAACCCCAATATTCCAACCGGCGCCATAGAAGTACTGGTCAATGAGCTCGCCATTCTCAATGAAGCACTGCTTCCCCCCTTTACCATTGAGGATGAGTCCGATGGTGGGGAAGACCTTCGGATGAAATATCGTTATTTGGACATTCGTAGGAATCCAGTAAAAAACAACCTCATCTTTAGGCATAAGGTTACCATGGAGATTCGTAAATATCTGTCCGACCAAGGATTTATTGAGGTGGAAACCCCTTATTTGATCAAGTCCACCCCCGAAGGGGCACGTGATTTCTTGGTGCCAAGCCGGATGAACGAAGGCCAATTCTACGCCCTGCCCCAATCCCCCCAGACCTTTAAACAATTACTTATGGTAGGGGGAATGGATAAGTACTTCCAGATCGTAAAGTGTTTTAGGGATGAAGATCTCCGGGCGGACCGTCAGCCGGAGTTCACCCAAATAGACTGTGAAATGGCCTTTGTGGAACAAGAAGATATTCTTAACACCTTTGAAGGATTGACCAAGTACCTGCTTAAGGAAACCAAGGGTGTAGTGGTAGGGGATTTCCCCCGAATGACCTATGATGAAGCCATGAAACGGTATGGAAATGACAAACCCGATATCCGTTTTGGCATGGAGTTTGGCGAACTCAATGAAGTTTCACAGCACAGGGATTTCAACGTTTTCAATGCTGCAGAATTGGTAGTGGGTATTGCCGTTCCAGGTGCTGCTTCCTACACCAGAAAGGAAATTGACAAACTCATTGATTGGGTAAAACGGCCGCAAGTAGGGGCCAAGGGAATGGTCTATGTAAAGTGCAATGAAGACGGTTCCTATAAATCTTCCGTCGACAAATTTTATGGTCAGAAAGATTTGGCCAAATGGGCTCTGGCCACAGGAGCCCAGAAAGGGGATTTGATTTGTGTCCTTTCCGGGGAAAGAAATTCCACAAGAAGCCAACTTAGTGCCTTGCGTATGGAAATGGCGGAGCGATTGGGTTTGCGAAAACCCGATGAATTTGCCCCGCTTTGGGTCATTGACTTCCCTTTGTTGGAGTTGGATGAAGAAACAGGACACTACCACGCCATGCACCATCCTTTCACCTCCCCAAAACCCGGTCAATTGGGACTCCTGGATTCCGATCCCGGGGCGGTACGGGCCAATGCCTATGATTTGGTGCTGAACGGCAATGAAATTGGGGGGGGGTCCATTCGGATCCACGATAAGGAAATACAGGCCATTATGTTTAAGCATTTAGGTTTTACTCCCGAAGAAGCCAAAGCCCAATTTGGATTTTTGATGGATGCCTTTCAGTATGGCGCTCCGCCACATGGCGGTATTGCCTTTGGTTTAGATCGATTGGTCGCCATTTTGGGTGGACAGGAAACCATTAGGGATTTTATCGCCTTCCCCAAAAACAATAGTGGCCGGGACGTAATGATCGATGCCCCGGCAACAATTGATCAAGGGCAATTGAAGGAGTTACATTTGAGGTTAGATTATTAG
- a CDS encoding DUF488 family protein: MYYRRKYILALIQQFGGSLDNLNFQKLLFLATRKQDKKAFDFVPYKYGCFSFQANQDLTTMIKLGNVERENRTWNCIDKTDYKRELRKEDVVSINWVYSTYKDFESEDLIKEIYTKYPYFAINSKIVDKVLDEEELNKVNSQKRTFDNSMFFTIGYEGISLEKYLNKLIINNVKLLVDVRKNSFSMKYGFSKSQLQNACESIGIKFIHIPQLGIQSQERKELNSLVDYQNLFDNYQKTTLQENKSYLEKLKDLCEEYKRVAITCFEKEVCMCHRGVVAKELGKMEGWEITQKNL, from the coding sequence ATGTATTACAGAAGAAAATATATACTCGCTCTAATCCAACAATTTGGAGGAAGTTTGGATAATTTGAACTTCCAAAAGTTACTGTTTTTAGCCACTAGAAAACAGGATAAAAAGGCTTTTGATTTTGTTCCCTATAAATATGGTTGCTTTTCGTTTCAAGCGAATCAAGACCTTACCACAATGATTAAGCTTGGAAATGTTGAACGAGAAAATCGCACATGGAATTGTATAGATAAGACCGACTATAAGAGAGAACTCAGGAAAGAAGATGTTGTATCAATAAACTGGGTCTATTCAACTTACAAAGATTTTGAATCAGAAGACTTAATCAAAGAAATCTATACAAAATACCCCTATTTTGCGATTAATAGCAAGATTGTCGATAAGGTTCTAGATGAGGAGGAATTGAACAAAGTCAATTCTCAAAAACGCACATTTGACAACTCCATGTTTTTTACCATTGGCTATGAAGGAATTAGTTTAGAGAAATACTTAAACAAGCTAATCATCAATAATGTAAAACTATTGGTAGATGTTCGGAAGAACTCCTTTAGCATGAAATACGGCTTTTCAAAAAGTCAACTTCAAAATGCTTGTGAAAGCATTGGGATTAAGTTTATTCACATCCCACAATTGGGAATACAATCGCAAGAGCGAAAAGAATTAAATTCCCTTGTCGATTATCAAAACTTATTTGACAACTATCAAAAAACCACACTACAGGAAAATAAAAGTTACCTCGAAAAATTGAAGGACTTATGTGAGGAGTACAAACGAGTAGCTATTACCTGTTTTGAGAAAGAGGTATGTATGTGCCATAGAGGGGTAGTCGCTAAAGAGCTTGGGAAAATGGAAGGTTGGGAAATCACACAAAAAAACCTTTAG
- a CDS encoding chloride channel protein, which produces MSVLVGFLAGLVAVTLKNLTYFIEALLEKGISISQNQLYFILPVMGLALVYLYVKFIHKHPLGHAISSILFSLSKNKGLLDIKKIYSPLIAAPLTVGFGGSVGLLGPAIESGAAVSSNLSRFFHIEAKTRSLLIACASAGAIASIFQSPIAAIIFAVEVFSLDLTMLSVLPLLLASISGVLTSYFFLGNETLFNFSLSEGFRLEDTLFYIVLGLGTGIASVYFTKMYFWILSLFKPFKSPKYKLLIGGIAIGAMLYVIPPLYGEGFGFINDLLDGRALIALGNTPFNDYLDNIWVVIALLFGITIFKAIAMTTTFAAGGAGGVFIPTMVMGSALGNVVAKIINNIGFGFQVNESNFTLIGMAGLIAGVIHAPLTAIFLIAEITGGYQLFVPLMITASISYLITKNTLDYTIYTKELAAKGELLTHNKDEAVLTLMQLDDVIETNFKSVHPEMTLGEMLHESVSKSNRNIFPVLVEKRMVGVVLLDDIREFMFDTKKYDSTFVKDYMHRPPEFIFYTSDSMKQVMQKFQDSGAWNLPVIKEDEYLGFVSKSKLLTAYRRKLITYTR; this is translated from the coding sequence ATGAGCGTTTTGGTAGGGTTTTTGGCAGGATTGGTTGCGGTAACCTTAAAAAACCTCACCTATTTTATTGAGGCCCTTCTTGAAAAAGGAATCAGTATTTCCCAAAACCAATTGTATTTTATCCTGCCCGTTATGGGTCTTGCCTTGGTGTATCTATATGTGAAGTTTATCCATAAACACCCCTTGGGCCATGCCATTTCCTCCATTTTGTTCTCCCTGTCCAAAAACAAGGGCCTGTTGGACATCAAAAAAATATACTCCCCTTTAATTGCCGCACCTTTAACCGTGGGGTTTGGAGGTTCCGTCGGGTTACTGGGCCCTGCAATTGAATCCGGAGCCGCCGTAAGCTCAAACCTGAGCCGATTTTTCCATATTGAGGCAAAGACCCGCTCCCTCCTGATCGCCTGTGCATCCGCAGGGGCCATAGCCTCCATTTTCCAGTCCCCCATAGCAGCCATTATTTTTGCCGTTGAGGTCTTTAGTTTGGACCTGACCATGTTATCCGTGCTGCCCCTGTTATTGGCATCCATATCCGGAGTGCTTACCTCCTATTTTTTTCTGGGGAACGAAACCCTGTTCAATTTTTCACTTTCAGAAGGGTTCCGTCTCGAGGATACGCTTTTCTACATTGTCTTGGGATTGGGTACCGGGATTGCCTCCGTGTATTTTACAAAAATGTACTTCTGGATCCTTTCATTGTTCAAACCTTTTAAAAGTCCAAAATACAAGCTTTTGATCGGGGGGATTGCCATTGGCGCCATGCTCTACGTTATTCCACCGCTTTATGGGGAGGGTTTTGGGTTTATCAACGATCTGTTGGATGGAAGGGCATTGATAGCTCTGGGAAACACCCCCTTCAATGATTATCTGGACAACATTTGGGTCGTAATTGCCCTGCTCTTTGGTATTACTATTTTTAAGGCCATAGCCATGACCACCACTTTTGCGGCCGGTGGTGCAGGAGGTGTGTTTATCCCTACCATGGTCATGGGCAGCGCCCTGGGCAATGTGGTGGCCAAAATCATCAATAATATCGGTTTTGGTTTTCAGGTCAATGAGAGCAATTTTACCTTAATTGGTATGGCCGGCCTAATTGCCGGGGTCATCCATGCCCCGTTGACCGCAATCTTTTTAATTGCGGAAATCACGGGCGGATACCAACTCTTTGTTCCCCTAATGATTACCGCCTCCATATCATACCTCATTACCAAAAACACCTTGGACTATACCATTTATACCAAGGAGCTGGCGGCAAAGGGGGAACTGTTGACCCACAATAAGGATGAGGCCGTACTTACATTGATGCAATTGGATGACGTGATCGAAACCAACTTCAAGTCCGTACATCCCGAAATGACCTTGGGGGAAATGTTGCACGAATCGGTTTCCAAATCGAACCGAAATATTTTTCCGGTACTTGTTGAAAAGCGAATGGTAGGTGTTGTGTTGTTGGATGATATTCGGGAATTTATGTTTGATACCAAAAAATATGACAGCACCTTTGTAAAGGATTATATGCACCGGCCCCCGGAATTTATTTTTTACACATCGGACAGTATGAAACAGGTAATGCAAAAATTTCAGGATAGTGGCGCCTGGAACCTTCCCGTTATCAAAGAAGACGAATACCTGGGATTTGTTTCCAAATCAAAGCTATTGACGGCCTACAGAAGAAAATTGATCACTTATACGCGTTAA
- a CDS encoding cold-shock protein — protein MTGTVKFFNESKGYGFITNDETGKDIFVHVTALNGLQLNDGDKVEYVEEEGRKGLVAGQVQII, from the coding sequence ATGACTGGTACAGTAAAATTTTTCAATGAATCCAAGGGTTATGGATTTATTACCAACGATGAAACAGGCAAGGACATTTTTGTTCATGTAACAGCACTCAACGGTTTACAGTTGAATGATGGTGACAAGGTAGAATATGTAGAAGAAGAAGGAAGAAAAGGTTTGGTAGCCGGACAGGTCCAAATTATTTGA
- a CDS encoding nucleoside deaminase produces the protein MKNPFDDNYFMKKALQEAETAFENGEVPVGAVVVINNRIIGRAHNLTEKLHDVTAHAEMQAITAASNFLGGKYLTGCTMYVTLEPCQMCAGALYWSQISKLVYGARDLERGFGVMGTTLHPKTEVVSGIMELESAELLKRFFIQKRNLN, from the coding sequence ATGAAAAACCCGTTTGACGACAATTATTTTATGAAAAAGGCACTGCAAGAGGCCGAAACCGCTTTTGAAAATGGTGAGGTGCCCGTGGGCGCCGTGGTTGTGATCAACAATCGAATTATAGGCCGGGCGCATAATTTAACGGAGAAATTGCATGATGTAACCGCACATGCCGAAATGCAGGCCATAACGGCGGCTTCCAATTTTTTGGGGGGTAAATACCTTACTGGATGTACAATGTACGTGACCTTGGAGCCCTGCCAGATGTGTGCCGGGGCCTTGTATTGGAGTCAGATTTCCAAATTGGTGTACGGGGCAAGGGATTTGGAAAGGGGCTTTGGCGTCATGGGAACAACACTTCATCCCAAAACTGAAGTGGTCAGTGGAATTATGGAGTTGGAATCAGCGGAATTGCTAAAACGCTTTTTTATCCAAAAAAGAAATCTGAATTAA
- a CDS encoding 1-deoxy-D-xylulose-5-phosphate synthase, translating to MESILSDINSLGDLRKLSLADLTTTAKELREFIINIVATKEGHLGASLGVVELTIALHYVFDTPNDKLIWDVGHQAYGHKILTGRKNLFDTNRQLGGISGFPKRSESPYDDFGTGHSSTSISAILGMALASKINGEKDRQHIAVIGDASIASGMAFEGLNHLGVTDANVLIVLNDNAIGIDPSVGALKKYLTNVKKGTAKDENIFECLNLNYSGPIDGHDLEALIQELERLKTIKGPRLLHISTLKGKGLKQAEENQVVYHAPGKFDAKTGEQIIKKREAQPPKFQDVFGRTLVELARENKRIVGITPAMPTGSSLKFMMEEIPERAFDVGIAEQHAVTLAAGMVIGGSIPFCNIYSTFLQRAYDQVIHDVALQNIPVIFCLDRAGLVGQDGPTHHGVFDLAYLRCIPNMLVFSPMNEMELRNMMFTAQKGLQQPIAIRYPRGRGNTLNWEQPFEEIEIGTGKTLKKGNKVAFLTLGPMGHQIKELIEEHHSPELFGHYDMRFVKPLDVKLLHTIFEEYQHIITLEDGCQIGGFGSAIIEFANENNYQRTIKVFAVPDTFIEHGTIPELHDICALNEKHITTYLEQIV from the coding sequence ATGGAATCCATATTATCAGATATCAACTCACTGGGCGATTTAAGGAAGTTATCTTTAGCCGATTTAACCACAACTGCGAAAGAGCTCCGCGAATTCATCATCAACATTGTGGCCACCAAGGAAGGTCATCTGGGCGCCAGCTTGGGCGTAGTGGAACTGACCATTGCCCTTCACTATGTTTTTGACACTCCAAATGACAAGTTAATTTGGGACGTGGGACACCAGGCGTACGGACATAAGATATTGACCGGGCGAAAAAACCTTTTTGACACCAACCGGCAATTGGGAGGGATCAGTGGGTTCCCCAAAAGAAGTGAAAGTCCCTATGATGATTTTGGTACAGGGCACAGTTCAACATCAATTTCGGCTATCCTGGGAATGGCCTTGGCCTCAAAAATCAATGGGGAAAAGGACAGACAGCACATTGCGGTTATTGGTGATGCCTCCATAGCCAGTGGTATGGCCTTTGAAGGATTGAACCATTTGGGGGTTACCGATGCCAATGTCTTAATCGTCCTCAATGATAATGCCATTGGTATTGACCCAAGTGTGGGGGCATTAAAAAAGTACCTGACCAACGTTAAAAAGGGAACCGCCAAAGACGAAAATATTTTTGAGTGTTTGAACCTGAATTACTCGGGACCCATTGACGGGCATGACCTGGAAGCACTTATCCAGGAACTGGAACGACTTAAAACCATAAAAGGCCCCCGCCTATTGCATATTAGTACCCTTAAGGGAAAAGGGTTGAAACAGGCGGAGGAAAATCAGGTAGTGTACCATGCCCCAGGTAAGTTTGATGCGAAAACCGGAGAGCAGATCATCAAAAAAAGGGAAGCACAACCACCAAAGTTCCAGGATGTTTTTGGGCGTACCTTGGTTGAACTGGCCCGGGAGAACAAAAGGATAGTGGGCATAACCCCGGCTATGCCCACAGGAAGTTCCCTTAAATTTATGATGGAGGAAATCCCGGAAAGGGCATTTGACGTTGGCATTGCCGAACAGCATGCCGTAACCTTGGCTGCGGGAATGGTCATTGGGGGATCCATCCCTTTTTGCAATATCTATTCCACCTTTTTGCAACGGGCCTATGACCAGGTAATCCATGATGTGGCCCTACAGAATATTCCCGTCATTTTCTGTTTGGACCGCGCAGGTTTGGTGGGACAGGATGGGCCTACCCATCATGGGGTCTTTGATCTGGCCTATTTGCGTTGCATCCCAAACATGCTGGTTTTTTCGCCAATGAACGAAATGGAATTGCGAAATATGATGTTCACGGCCCAAAAGGGTTTACAACAGCCCATTGCCATTCGCTATCCAAGGGGACGGGGAAACACCCTTAACTGGGAGCAACCCTTTGAGGAGATTGAAATCGGCACCGGGAAAACGCTCAAAAAAGGGAATAAGGTGGCCTTTTTGACCCTGGGGCCCATGGGCCATCAAATAAAGGAACTGATCGAAGAACATCATTCACCGGAATTATTTGGGCACTATGACATGCGATTTGTAAAACCTTTGGATGTTAAACTGCTCCACACCATTTTTGAGGAATACCAGCATATCATAACTTTGGAGGATGGTTGCCAGATAGGAGGTTTTGGGTCGGCAATAATAGAATTTGCCAATGAAAACAACTATCAAAGAACGATAAAGGTATTTGCGGTGCCAGATACGTTTATTGAGCATGGTACGATACCAGAATTGCATGATATTTGTGCTTTGAACGAGAAACATATTACCACATACCTTGAACAAATCGTATAA
- a CDS encoding DUF3078 domain-containing protein, translating into MNKSYKFFLFVAICCSHLAFGQRTQDTARDSLSQKSDTTKIDTIVIRWKKTKLKINAIGVRRIAPKTGLNKTKAFTEKPKKFVPPTFWLKQNNLGLNINEVAFVNWNAGGDNSISALANLAFVRNYKFRYLTWENELRFRYGINAQEGRSLRKTEDLIRFTSTFGFRKDTLSNWFYSAKAKFNTQFSNGFNYPDRETPISRFMAPGYLFFGAGTSYIKPDNSLNIYISPTTLKATFVSDQALADNGAFGVTPGNNSFIEFGFLLTQTWQTEVFKNVQMNHRINLYTDYLRSFGNVDMDWELNFQFKVNEYISANIGTHVIYDDDIKFDQVVNDAGDVIDPGIPRIQFKQALGLGLGYSF; encoded by the coding sequence TTGAACAAATCGTATAAGTTTTTCCTCTTTGTCGCTATCTGTTGTTCCCATTTGGCCTTTGGACAGCGTACCCAGGATACCGCGAGAGATTCGCTCAGCCAAAAATCGGACACCACAAAAATAGATACCATTGTGATCCGATGGAAAAAAACCAAGCTGAAAATCAATGCTATAGGGGTTCGTCGCATCGCACCAAAAACAGGATTGAACAAGACCAAGGCATTCACCGAAAAGCCAAAAAAGTTTGTCCCTCCCACCTTTTGGTTAAAGCAAAACAATCTTGGCCTAAATATCAATGAAGTAGCCTTTGTGAATTGGAATGCCGGTGGGGACAACTCCATTTCCGCTTTGGCCAATCTGGCTTTTGTTCGGAATTATAAATTTCGATACCTCACTTGGGAAAATGAACTTCGTTTTAGGTATGGTATCAACGCCCAGGAAGGAAGGTCATTGCGAAAAACAGAGGACCTGATCCGTTTCACATCCACTTTTGGTTTTCGAAAAGACACCTTGAGCAACTGGTTCTACTCTGCCAAGGCCAAGTTCAATACACAATTTTCCAATGGTTTCAATTACCCGGACAGGGAAACCCCCATTTCCCGGTTTATGGCCCCCGGTTATCTTTTCTTTGGAGCAGGAACCTCTTATATAAAACCGGACAATTCCCTTAACATCTACATATCGCCGACCACGCTAAAGGCCACCTTTGTATCGGACCAGGCACTGGCGGACAATGGAGCTTTTGGGGTCACCCCGGGGAACAATTCCTTTATCGAATTTGGTTTTTTATTGACCCAGACCTGGCAAACGGAAGTCTTTAAAAATGTACAGATGAACCATCGCATCAATCTGTATACGGACTATTTAAGAAGCTTCGGAAATGTGGACATGGACTGGGAACTCAATTTTCAATTTAAGGTCAATGAATATATCAGTGCGAATATAGGGACACATGTCATTTACGACGACGATATTAAATTTGACCAGGTGGTAAATGATGCAGGTGATGTCATCGATCCCGGCATACCAAGAATACAGTTTAAGCAGGCCCTGGGACTTGGCCTGGGGTATAGTTTTTAA
- the dgt gene encoding dGTP triphosphohydrolase, whose translation MNWEQLLSLKRFGDTKKRVRAAQDETRLGFEVDYDRIIFSAAFRSLQDKTQVVPLPIHMGANKDFVHTRLTHSLEVSVVGRSLGRTAGKALLEKYPYLRDSLGYQFNDFGAIVAASSLAHDIGNPPFGHSGEKAIGVFFEAGEGKKYQSVLKKKEYQDLVDFEGNANGFKLLTQSREGVPGGLRLSYATLGAFMKYPKESLPKRPTRHISDKKFGFFQEGKELFYEVAEELGLQEKKGKGGRSFHRHPLTYLVEAADDICYTIIDFEDGINRGFIPEDYALEYLIKLVKDTISTSKYNQMVHTSDRLSYLRALAINTLIQEAVSIFVEHEEDILHGEFPTALLDKSQFTAQINDIIALSVERIYQSPEVVEKELSGYKVIGDILKVYTEALIAKKENNESAYHKLVLRTLPIPYRATAGSHYEILLNTCCFVASLSDSAAVQLHQKIGGQF comes from the coding sequence ATGAATTGGGAGCAGTTGCTTTCTTTAAAACGGTTTGGGGACACCAAAAAAAGAGTAAGGGCAGCACAGGACGAGACCCGTTTGGGGTTTGAAGTGGACTATGACCGGATTATTTTTTCGGCCGCTTTCCGCAGTTTGCAGGACAAGACCCAGGTAGTGCCATTGCCCATACATATGGGGGCCAATAAGGATTTTGTGCATACCCGTTTAACACACAGTTTGGAGGTTTCGGTCGTAGGGCGTAGTCTGGGACGTACTGCGGGTAAGGCGCTGTTGGAAAAATATCCGTATTTGCGGGACTCCCTGGGATATCAATTCAATGATTTTGGCGCTATTGTGGCGGCCTCTTCATTGGCCCATGATATTGGTAACCCCCCTTTTGGACATAGCGGGGAAAAGGCAATCGGCGTTTTCTTTGAAGCTGGGGAAGGCAAAAAATACCAATCGGTCTTAAAGAAAAAAGAATATCAGGATCTCGTGGATTTTGAAGGAAATGCCAATGGGTTCAAGTTACTCACCCAATCCCGCGAAGGAGTCCCGGGGGGATTGCGTTTGAGTTATGCCACTTTGGGCGCTTTTATGAAGTATCCCAAAGAATCCTTGCCCAAAAGGCCTACAAGACATATCTCCGATAAAAAATTTGGTTTCTTTCAAGAAGGGAAGGAATTGTTTTATGAGGTGGCCGAAGAATTGGGGCTTCAGGAAAAGAAGGGGAAAGGAGGACGGAGTTTTCATCGCCATCCCTTAACCTATCTGGTCGAAGCGGCAGACGACATTTGTTATACCATAATCGATTTTGAGGACGGTATTAACCGTGGGTTCATCCCCGAGGATTACGCATTGGAATATCTGATCAAACTGGTTAAGGATACCATAAGCACTTCTAAGTACAACCAAATGGTGCATACCAGTGACCGGTTGAGCTATTTAAGGGCGCTTGCCATCAATACGCTGATCCAAGAAGCCGTTAGCATCTTTGTGGAGCACGAAGAGGACATACTTCATGGGGAATTTCCAACCGCCCTGCTGGACAAGAGCCAATTCACCGCCCAGATCAATGATATTATTGCCTTGAGCGTGGAGCGGATTTACCAATCCCCGGAAGTGGTCGAAAAAGAGCTTTCGGGCTATAAGGTCATTGGGGATATTCTGAAGGTATATACCGAAGCCCTCATTGCAAAAAAGGAGAACAATGAAAGTGCCTACCACAAACTGGTGTTACGAACCTTGCCGATACCCTATCGGGCAACAGCGGGCTCCCACTATGAGATTTTATTGAATACGTGTTGTTTTGTGGCAAGTCTTTCGGACAGTGCAGCGGTGCAGTTGCACCAAAAGATAGGGGGGCAGTTTTAA
- a CDS encoding carboxypeptidase-like regulatory domain-containing protein, producing the protein MRKTLFLCIALIGASFVSAQQTGRISGKIMDMETDGEPLLFANVNLKNTLFSEQTNFHGNFEFTGVTPGTYTMVVSFLGYETMEFPLVVKAGNTTSVNKSLAALSEGSSRLQLSDANTTVLMEQGSVGKASKAKR; encoded by the coding sequence TTGAGAAAAACACTTTTTTTATGCATCGCGCTGATTGGTGCATCTTTTGTTTCGGCCCAACAAACAGGAAGGATTTCAGGGAAGATTATGGACATGGAAACGGACGGGGAACCCTTGCTGTTTGCTAATGTCAATTTAAAGAACACTTTGTTCTCGGAACAGACCAATTTTCACGGAAACTTTGAATTTACCGGTGTCACTCCGGGCACCTACACCATGGTAGTCAGTTTTTTGGGTTACGAAACCATGGAATTTCCCTTGGTCGTTAAAGCGGGAAACACCACTTCCGTGAACAAAAGCTTGGCGGCACTTTCCGAAGGCTCCTCCCGATTACAACTATCCGATGCCAATACTACTGTATTAATGGAACAGGGTTCCGTTGGTAAGGCAAGTAAAGCAAAGCGATAA